A part of Halobacillus shinanisalinarum genomic DNA contains:
- the cysC gene encoding adenylyl-sulfate kinase has translation MSESTNIVWHDSEVTKQERQEQNNHKSAVLWFTGLSGSGKSTVSVALEKELHEIGVHTYRLDGDNVRHGLNKNLGFSPEDRTENIRRIGEVANLMVDAGLVTLTAFISPYREDRDRARKLLGEKEFIEVYVKCSVEACEERDPKGLYKKARAGEIKGFTGIDAPYEEPVEPEVTIETDKQTLEESVQVVIDHLQQKGYIG, from the coding sequence ATGAGTGAATCAACTAATATCGTATGGCATGATTCAGAAGTGACTAAGCAAGAAAGACAAGAGCAAAATAATCATAAGAGCGCAGTTTTATGGTTCACAGGCCTATCTGGATCAGGGAAATCCACGGTATCTGTGGCATTAGAAAAAGAACTTCATGAAATCGGTGTCCATACATATCGGTTAGATGGAGATAACGTTCGTCACGGGTTGAATAAAAATTTAGGGTTTAGCCCCGAAGATCGTACGGAGAATATTCGTCGCATTGGAGAAGTAGCCAATCTTATGGTGGACGCAGGACTAGTAACTTTAACGGCGTTTATTTCTCCCTATCGAGAGGATCGAGATCGCGCCAGAAAGTTACTTGGAGAAAAGGAATTCATTGAAGTCTATGTGAAATGCAGCGTAGAAGCCTGTGAAGAACGTGACCCTAAAGGTTTATATAAAAAAGCGCGTGCCGGTGAAATTAAAGGTTTTACAGGGATTGATGCCCCGTATGAAGAGCCTGTCGAACCAGAGGTCACGATAGAAACGGATAAACAAACGCTGGAGGAATCAGTCCAAGTAGTCATCGACCATTTGCAACAAAAAGGATACATTGGGTAA
- the rlmN gene encoding 23S rRNA (adenine(2503)-C(2))-methyltransferase RlmN, translated as MKQSIYGLTFVQLTDWLTEHGEKKFRSKQVWNWLYQKRVTDFSQMKNVNQSSIDLLDEHFTIETLTEEIKQESKDGTVKFLFKLQDGNVIETVLMRFNYGLSVCVTTQVGCNIGCSFCASGVLRKHRDLSSGEIVEQIMQVQQHLDQQNKDERVSHIVVMGIGEPFDNYDNLIDFLRVVNDQKGLSIGARHITVSTSGIAPKMYEFADEGIQINLALSIHAPNNELRTKIMKINRAYPLEKLMPAIDYYLEKTNRRITFEYILLKDVNDHKKEAEQLADLLHNKRHLSYVNLIPYNPVADNPYERSEKEAILTFYQTLMDRGIKCGVRTEHGTDIDAACGQLRSKQIEKEKARKNKKLQAN; from the coding sequence ATGAAACAATCCATATACGGTTTAACGTTTGTTCAACTGACAGACTGGCTTACGGAACACGGGGAAAAAAAGTTCCGCTCCAAACAAGTGTGGAACTGGCTCTACCAAAAACGTGTCACTGATTTTTCGCAAATGAAAAATGTAAACCAATCCAGCATTGACCTTCTGGATGAACATTTTACAATCGAAACGTTAACGGAAGAAATTAAACAAGAATCGAAGGACGGGACGGTTAAATTCCTGTTTAAATTACAAGATGGAAACGTCATTGAAACCGTGCTTATGCGTTTTAACTATGGGCTTTCAGTCTGTGTAACGACACAGGTCGGCTGTAATATCGGCTGTTCGTTCTGTGCGAGCGGAGTGTTGCGTAAACACCGCGATTTATCAAGCGGTGAGATTGTCGAACAAATAATGCAAGTCCAGCAGCACCTCGACCAACAGAACAAAGACGAACGCGTCAGTCACATTGTCGTTATGGGAATTGGCGAACCGTTCGATAACTACGACAACTTGATCGACTTCCTCCGTGTAGTCAATGATCAAAAAGGTTTATCGATTGGGGCCCGTCACATTACTGTTTCCACAAGCGGAATCGCACCGAAGATGTATGAGTTTGCGGATGAGGGGATCCAGATTAATTTAGCGCTATCGATCCACGCGCCGAATAACGAGCTGCGGACGAAAATCATGAAAATCAACCGGGCGTATCCACTGGAAAAACTAATGCCCGCGATCGATTACTATTTAGAAAAAACGAACCGACGGATTACCTTCGAATATATTTTGCTGAAAGACGTGAATGATCATAAGAAAGAAGCCGAGCAGCTCGCGGATCTACTCCACAATAAACGTCACTTGTCATATGTCAACTTAATTCCGTACAACCCAGTCGCAGACAACCCGTATGAACGAAGTGAGAAAGAAGCGATTCTCACCTTCTATCAAACCTTGATGGATCGCGGGATTAAATGCGGGGTTCGTACTGAACACGGAACGGACATCGACGCCGCGTGCGGTCAGCTCAGAAGTAAACAAATTGAAAAAGAAAAAGCCCGTAAAAATAAAAAATTACAGGCAAACTAA
- a CDS encoding ZIP family metal transporter, translated as MFDFFLNLPPVIQALLASLFTWGMTALGATLVFTTKTFNQKLMDSMLGFAGGVMIAASFWSLLSPALDMAEGGGVPAWIPVAIGFMLGGLFLWGSDKILPHLHPTSSMEQAEGIQPKKKKRSTLLVLAITLHDIPEGLAVGVAFGAVAAGFPSASIAGAVALTIGIGIQNFPEGVAVSMPLRRDGMSRKKSFLYGQFSGMVEPVSAIIGAAAVTLIQPLLPYALSFAAGAMIFVVAEEVIPGSQEEGNKDLASMSLMIGFTIMMILDVSLG; from the coding sequence ATGTTTGATTTTTTTCTAAATTTACCCCCAGTTATACAAGCACTCCTAGCTTCTCTTTTTACATGGGGGATGACGGCTCTTGGAGCTACATTGGTTTTTACAACGAAAACATTCAATCAGAAATTAATGGACAGTATGTTAGGATTCGCTGGTGGTGTTATGATTGCAGCGAGTTTCTGGTCACTCCTTTCCCCAGCGCTTGATATGGCAGAAGGGGGAGGGGTCCCAGCTTGGATTCCAGTAGCCATTGGCTTTATGTTGGGCGGGCTTTTTTTATGGGGAAGTGATAAGATCCTACCACACCTTCATCCTACATCATCTATGGAACAAGCAGAGGGAATACAACCAAAGAAAAAAAAGCGCAGTACGCTATTAGTTCTAGCCATTACGTTACACGACATTCCAGAAGGCCTGGCGGTAGGAGTTGCTTTTGGAGCCGTGGCCGCCGGATTCCCATCGGCATCAATAGCTGGGGCTGTCGCATTAACCATTGGCATTGGTATTCAAAACTTCCCGGAAGGTGTTGCCGTATCCATGCCCCTTCGAAGGGATGGGATGTCACGTAAAAAAAGTTTTCTCTATGGGCAATTTTCAGGAATGGTTGAACCTGTCTCTGCCATTATTGGAGCAGCAGCAGTGACCTTGATCCAGCCCCTCCTCCCCTATGCTTTAAGTTTTGCTGCAGGGGCCATGATATTTGTTGTGGCAGAAGAAGTTATCCCAGGTTCTCAAGAAGAGGGAAATAAAGATTTAGCATCCATGAGTTTAATGATTGGGTTTACGATAATGATGATTTTAGATGTTTCTCTTGGGTAA
- a CDS encoding ribonuclease H family protein — protein MKVRIELTYKTPKGTNTTFSSDDMHAGKAILIAEDLESIGRTKNVTFIDSLESTWTLKELKKYMKGIQTEPHNVTVYFDGGFDLDTTNSGLGCAIYYEQNGKSFRLRKNALVEELDTNNEAEYAALHLGLQELELLKVHHLPVTFVGDSQVVINQLNGEWPCLEEELSKWADRVESKLKQLGIHPDYELISRKGNREADRLASQALKEIEITSTIETNREE, from the coding sequence ATGAAGGTCAGAATCGAATTAACATATAAAACACCAAAAGGTACAAATACAACATTCAGTTCTGATGATATGCATGCAGGAAAAGCCATCTTAATCGCTGAAGATCTAGAGAGCATAGGGCGCACTAAAAATGTAACATTCATCGACAGCCTTGAGAGTACGTGGACGTTGAAGGAATTAAAGAAATATATGAAGGGAATTCAAACCGAACCACACAATGTAACCGTTTATTTTGATGGTGGTTTTGATCTAGACACAACAAATTCAGGTTTAGGTTGTGCCATTTATTATGAACAAAATGGAAAATCATTTCGGCTGCGCAAAAACGCCTTAGTTGAAGAACTTGATACAAATAACGAGGCGGAGTATGCTGCCCTTCATCTCGGATTACAAGAATTAGAGCTTTTAAAGGTCCATCACTTGCCTGTTACATTTGTCGGTGATTCCCAGGTTGTTATCAACCAATTAAATGGAGAATGGCCGTGTTTGGAAGAAGAATTGTCAAAATGGGCTGACAGAGTTGAAAGTAAATTGAAGCAGCTAGGCATTCATCCAGATTATGAACTTATTTCACGAAAAGGGAATCGGGAAGCGGACAGACTAGCATCACAAGCCCTAAAAGAAATTGAAATAACGAGTACAATAGAGACAAATCGTGAAGAATAA